Below is a genomic region from Jiangella gansuensis DSM 44835.
GAGCATGTCGGCGAACGAGCTGACCAGGGCGACGTCGGCGGCGTCGATGACCTCGGTGACGACGGGCAGCCCGGTGACGTCGCGCACCTCGGCGAGGATGTGGAGCCCGGCCTTGCCGAGGCCTTGGAAGGCCTGCGGTGCCGTGCGCGGCTTGAACGCACCGCCGCGCAGCATGGTGGCGCCGGCGGCCTTGGCCATCTCGGCCGCTTCGAGCGTCTGTTCCAGGGACTCCACCGCGCACGGGCCGGCGATCAGCGTGAACGTCTCGGGGCCGATCAGGACCGGGTGCGCGCCGGACTCCGCGCCGACCAGGACCGTACTGCGTTCGGGCTGGTGGTCGACGCTCACGAGTTTGTAGGGGGTGGAGATGGCGATGACGTCGGCGACGCCGGGCATGCCGCGCAGGTTGAGCGCGCGGAAATCGTCGACGTCACCGACCAGCCCGACGATGGTCCGGTGCCGGCCGCGGCTGACGAACGCCTCGCCGCCCGTCATCCGGACGCGGGTGACGACGCCGTCGATGTGCTCGTCGCTCGCTTCGGGTGACATCACGACCACCATGACGCAACCTCCCGACCACTCGTGCCCTATTCGAACGTAGGGCACGGAAACCCCCGCCCGGACGGGTTGTCCAGAGGGCAAGACAGTTGGTCACAAACTGGTCACTTGACATCTCATGATGTTATTCACGGGAACTCGGTTGTAATTTCTCCAGCAGCGAAAGATCTTCGGCGTATGCCGGTGGCCCGCCCGGGGTCTCCAGCACCACTGGCAATCCGGCAACCGATTTGTGGTGCAGGAGTTCGCCGAAGGCCGCGGCGCCGATATGGCCGGCACCGATGCGCTGGTGCCGGTCACGGAACGAGCCGCACCGGTCCATGGAGTCGTTGGCGTGCACGGCGCCCAGCCGGTCGGCGCCGGCGATGTCCGCGAACCGGTCGAGCAGCTGCGTCATGCCGCCCGGAACGGCGAGATCGTGACCAGCGGCGAACAGGTGGCAGGTGTCGAGGCAGACCTTGGCGCGCGGGTGGTGGTCCAGCACGTCGAGGTAGGCGGTGAGGTCGTCGAGCCCGGCGCACAGCGACCGGCCCTGCCCCGCGGTGGGCTCCAGCAACAGGTCGGGCGAGTCGTCGGTCAGGCCGTCGAGCAGTGGCAGCAGCGCCTCGCGGACCTGCCGCATCGCCCGGTCGTGGTCGCCGTCGGCGACGCACGAACCGGTGTGCACGACGACGCCGCGCGCACCCACGCTCGCGGCCCGGACCAGCGCGTACGACAGGCTGTCGACCGAGCGCTCGTACGTGAGTGGGGTCGGGCTGCCGAGGTTCACCAGGTACGGAGCATGCACCAGGACCGGCATGGCGCGTTCGGCCGCCGCATCGCGGAACGCGGCGTCGGTGACCGGGTCGCCCGGCGGACAGGCCCAGCCGCGCGGGTTGCCCAGGAAGATCTGGACCGCGGCCGCCCCCACCTCGGCGGCGCGCTCGGGCACCGTCGCCAGCTTGCCGGCGACGGGCAGGTGGGTGCCCAGCAGGGCGGTCTCGGGCATGGACGGCCTCGCGGTGTCAGAAGTGGGAGAGCGTGATGGTGGTGCCGCGCGGCAACCGGGAGCCTTCGGGGTCGACCCGCACCACTCGGGCGCCGCGGTCGTTGCCGGGCATGTCGAACAGGTCGATGATCTCCACGGTGAAACCGGCTTCGCGAAGCAATTCCTCCGCGCGGGTGACTCTTTCGCCGATCACATTCGGAACGTCGATCAATTCCGGTCCGGCGGAGACCACGATGTTGATCTCATCGCCGCGGAATCCGGTTCCGCTCGCGGGTTCCTGCGAGATCACCAGGCCGGCGTCGACGTCGTCGGAGTTCTGCTCGCTGGAATTGACCGTGAAACCGAGATCGTCGAGCGTGGCCCGGGCGTCCTCGGCCGAGCGGCCGGTGAAGTCCGGGATCTCGATCGGCTCGGGCCCGAGGCTGACGACGACGGCGACCTCGGAGTCGCGGCGGACCTGCTCGCCCGGTTCGACGCTCTGGGAGATGATCACGCCGGCCTCGACGTCCTCGCTGTGGACCTCTTCGTCGGGCCGGACGGTGATGGACTGAGCCGCCGCGGCCTCCGTCGCCGCGTCGACGGTCAGGCCGACGAGTTCCGGGACCTCGTAACGTTCCGGCCCGAGGGACAGGACGTAGGAGATCTCGCCGCCGCGCAGGATCTGCTCACCGGGGGCCGGATCGGTGCTGAGGATCAGCCCGGCCTCCACGGTCTCGGAGTACGCCTCGCCGTCGGCGACGACCGTCAGCCCGGCTTCCTCGGCGGTGACCTCCGCCTGCTCGGCGCTGAGGTTGAGCAGCGAGGGCGTGGACTCCCACCGCCCCGACCCGTACCACCATGCCGCCAGCGCCACGACCACGGCCAGCAACAGGACGAAGAAGAAGAGGAACAGACCCCGGCGGCTGCGGGAGCGGCCACGGGTGCGGTGCGCCGCGCCGCGTGACTGCGAGCGTTCGGCGGCCGGGGCGGCGGCCGCCGCGTCGATGAGCCGCGTGGAACCGCGGTACGCGTCACCGGCGTGGTCGGCGGTGTCGTCCCCGGCGGTCTCGTCCGCGGCGATCGATCGGCTCTGGTGCCCGGCGCCCCGCTGCGCGCCGGCGGGCTCCTCGACCGTGCCTGCGAGGTCGTCGCCGGGCCATTCGCCGGGGGAATCGTCGCCGTCGTCGTCGCCGGGTGGTGCCGAGGGGGCGCGGCCGAGCTGGTCGGCGAGCACGGTGCCGGCGAGCGCCTCGTCGAGGGTGACCCCGGCGGAGTCGCGCGACTCGGCGTGCAGGTGCGTCTGGTCGGTGGCGTCGTCGTCCGCGGGCAGTTCGAGGCCGGCGAGCCTGGCGCGGCCGGCCCGGATCGCGGCCAGGAACTCGTCGGCGTCGGCGTAGCGGTCGCGGGGGTTGCGGGCCGTGGCCGTGAGCACGATGTCGTCTACGGCGGGCGGCAGCGGGACGGTGTCGGAAGGCGGCGGAACGTCGTCGTCGATGTGGCTGCGCACGACGACGAAGTCGGTGGGGCCCTCGTGCGGGGTGCGACCGGTGAGCAGCTCGTAGAGCATGATGCCGGCGGAGTAGACGTCCGAGCGCGGCGTGGCCCGCTCGCCCAGGGCCTGCTCCGGCGAGATGTAGCTGACCGTTCCGAGCAGGCCGCGGGTGGTCTTGTACGAGCTGCTCAGCGCCCGGGCCAGCCCGAAGTCGGCGACCTTGACCCGCCCGTCGTTGCCCACCAGGACGTTTTCGGGCTTGACGTCGCGGTGGACGATGCCGGCACGGTGCGCGGCCGCCAGCGCGGAGAGGACCGACTCGGCCACCTCGAGCGCGAGCCCGGCACCCAGCCGGCCGCGCTCGTGCAGGACCTCGCGCAGCGTTCGGCCATGGATGTACTCCATGGCCAGGTAGACCGCGCCGTCGTCCTCGCCCTGGTCGAACACGTTGACGACGTTGGGATCGGACAGCTTCGCGACCGCCCGGGCCTCGCCGATGAAGCGGGCGACGAAGTCGTCGTCGGCGGCCAGCTCGGCGTGCATGACCTTCAGGGCCACCAGCCGGTCGAGCCGCGTGTCGGTGGCCTTGTACACGGTGGCCATCCCGCCGCGTGCGAGCAGCGCCTCGACCCGGTAGCGGCCGTCGAGCAGACGACCCACCGGTGCGTCGGAGACGGAGATGTCCACGGGGGGAGTGTACGTTCACCGGCAGGCGACATCCGCTCGACACGATGGATGCGCCGCTGCGGCATGCCTGGACTCAGGGCGTCCGAACTGCCGGAAATGCACCGCTTTGCGAACGCGGGGCTCGGCGAAATCCCGGTGTCGTATGGCGCGCGTCCCGCGATCGGGCTATGGTCGCCGCCCGTGACTTCCGCGCCCCGACGCCCGCTGCCGTCCACGCCGTTCGGCGACGACGACGGCTCGGCCGACCCTCGGCTCGAGGCCGCTCTCGCCGCATACGGACGCGGCGAAGGCGGCTCGGCCGACGTGCTCGCGGCGCTCGCGGCCAGCCGGCTGCTCATCCCGGTGGTCGCGGTCCCGGCCGGCGAGCCCGAGGACGAGCAGCAGCCACCGGCTGCGGCGGCCGGGCAACCCGTCGAGGCGGCCGGACCGCCGGCCGAGGCCGGCGCCGCGCTCGCGGAGGAGAAACTCACCGACATGGCGACGGTGCTCACCACCGGCCGCGACGGCCGCCGCGGCCTGCTCGCCTTCACCTGCCTGGAGGCGCTGCGCCGCTGGAACCCCGAGGCGCGGCCGTCGCCGGTGCCCACACGCAGCGCTGCCGAGGCCGCGCTGGCCGACGGCGCGGACGCGCTCGTGGTCGACCTCGCCGGACCGGTGATGTTCTCCGTCGACGCCGCCGAGTTGCGCTCACTCGCGTCCGGTTGGCGGCCGCTGGGCACCTGGCCGGGCGTGGTGCCGCCGGGCGCGACGGGCGACGGCGACGCGGGCGGCGCCAGGGCTGTCGGTCCCGCCGGAACGGCACGGGCGGACCGGCCGGCGGTACGGGTCAGGCACGCCGGTGCACGGGTCAGGCGCACTGGGGGCCGGGTGTGGCGCCGGGTCCGCCGCGCGATGATCCGCTGACTTCGCCGAACGATCAGGTGACCTGCGGAGGCGGGTCGCGGCTACGAGTAGACCGGGCCGGTGAACTTCTCGCCCGGCCCCTGGCCGGCTTCGTCCGGGAGTGGCGACGCTTCACGGAACGCCAGTTGCAGCGTCTTGAGGCCGTCTCGCAGGGGTGCGGCATGGTGGCTGCCGAGCACCGGAGCACTGGCGGTGATCAGGCCGGCCAGTGCCTCGATGAGCGTGCGGGCCTCGTCCAGGTCGCGGTGGTCGGGGAGGTCGTCGGCCAGCCCGAGGTGGACGGCGGCGGCGCTCATGAGGTGGACGGCGGCCGTCGACACGACCTCGACGGCGGGGACGTCGGCCAGATCGCGGGTGGCCTGGGCGGGGAGGTGCTCCGGCGTGCTCACTCGTGGTAGGCTCTCACATCGACCGGACCGGTCTGCCTTCGGGTAGGTCGGCCAGCAAGCGGAGACTCTCCCACCCGCAGCGATCGCACAGATCGTCGGGTCCCAGGTCAGGATGCCCCGCCGGGGTGTCCGTGGTGTCGTGACAGGAATACGTCATGGTGCCGATGGGTTGGCCTCCGCGAGCACGCAGCGTGGGGGCCATTTGTGTTTCCCCCGTTGGTGGTCGCAGCTACACAACCCGTCGATTTCAGGAGGAAGGCATCAGCACAGAGCCCCGCATCAACGACCGGATCCGCGCCTCGGAGGTCCGGCTCGTCGGCCCCAACGGTGAGCAGGTCGGGATCGTCCGTATCGAGGACGCCCTGAGGCTCGCCGCGGAAGCCGACCTCGACCTGGTCGAGGTCGCGCCCGGCGCTCGCCCGCCGGTGACCAGGCTCATGGACTATGGCAAGTTCAAGTACGAGTCCGCCATGAAAGAGCGCGCGGCTCGCCGGAACCAGAGCCATGTCCTGATCAAGGAGCAGAAGCTCCGTCCCAAGATCGACAAGCACGACTACGAGACCAAGAAGCGGAACGTCGAGCGGTTCCTGGCCGAGGGCGACAAGGTCAAGGTCACCATCATGTTCCGCGGTCGCGAGCAGTCGCGGCCGGAGCTGGGCTTCCGGCTGCTGCAGCGGCTGGCTGAGGACGTCACCGACCTGGGCTTCGTCGAGTCGTCGCCCAAGCAGGACGGCCGCAACATGATCATGGTGTTGGGGCCGCACAAGAAGAAGGCTGACGCCAAGGCCGAGAAAGAGGCGGCCAAGGTCGAGCGGCAGGCGCAGCGGCGCGCGGACGAAGAGGCCGAGAAGGCCGAGCGCGCGGCCGGCCGTGCGGCCGCCGAGGCGACCAAGGCCGACCGTGGTGAGGTCGTCAGGCCCACCCCGGACAACGAGGACTAGAGGAGACACGCGGCGCCATGCCGAAGAACAAGACGCACAGCGGTGCCAGCAAGCGTTTTCGGATCACCGGCAGCGGCAAGATCCGGCGCCAGAAGGCGAACCGCCGCCACTACCTGGAGCACAAGACCTCGACGCTGACCCGTCGCCTCGCCGGCACCACCGACGTGGCGAAGGGCGACCAGAAGCGCGTCAAGAAGATGCTCGGCAAGTAGCCGGCGACCGAACCGATCATCCGTCCGGTCCGTCCGGCCGAACCTAGCAAGGAGTACCAGTGGCACGCGTGAAGCGGGCAACCAACGCCCACAAGAAGCGCCGTGAGACGCTCGAGAGGGCCAGCGGCTACCGGGGTCAGCGCTCCCGGATGTACCGGAAGGCGAAGGAGCAGGTCACTCACTCGCTCGTCTACGCCTACCGCGACCGCAAGCAGCGCAAGGGTGACTTCCGGCAGCTCTGGATCACGCGGATCAACGCTGCTTCCCGCGCCGAGGGCCTGACGTACAACCGCTTCATCCAGGGGCTGCGGCTGGCCGAGGTCGATGTCGACCGCAAGATGCTGGCCGACATGGCCGTCAACGACCCCGCGGCCTTCAAGGCGCTGGTCGAGGTGGCTCGCGCCGCCCTGCCGGCCGACCGGAACGCTCCGGCCGCCTGAGCGTCGTTCGTCGAGGACCGGGTCTGCCTGCGCAGGCCCGGTCTTTTCATGTCCGTCCCGTGATCATGTTCGCTGGCGGTCGCAGGGTGACCGCCAGCGAACATGATCACGGGGAGTCGGTGGAGGCGTGATGCTGACCGAACGGTCCGGCCGGGTGCGTGAGGCGCGCAAGCTGCTGCGCCGGCCGGCCCGGGAGAAGTCCGGCCGGTTCCTGGCGGAGGGGCCGCAGGCGGTCCGGGAGGCGGTGGCCGCCGGCCCGGGCCGGGTGCTCGAGGTATTCGCGACGCCGGCGGCCGCGCAGCGCTGGCCCGAGATCATCGCCACCGCGCAGGCCGCCGGTGTCTCCGTCGTGACGGCCGCCGACGCCGCGTTGGCCGCGTTGTCCGAGACCGTGACGCCGCAAGGGCTGGTCGCGGTCTGCCGGTCGGTGACGGTGGATCTGGCGACGGCGCTGGGCGGCGGTCCCCGGTTGGTGGCGGTGCTGGCCGAGGCGCGCGACCCCGGCAACGCCGGCACGGTCATCCGCTGCGCCGACGCGGCCGGCGCGGACGCCCTCGTGCTGACCCGTGGCTCGGCCGACCCGGAGGGCGGGAAGGCGGTGCGGGCTTCGGCGGGGAGCGTCTTCCACCTGCCGGTGTCGTCCGGCGCACCCGCATCCGACACCGTCGACGCGCTGCGAGCGGCCGGACTGACGGTGCTCGCCGCGGACGGCATCGCCGACCTCGATCTCGACCAGGCCGAGGACGCCGGGCTGCTCAGCGGCCCGGTCGCCTGGATGTTCGGCAACGAGGCATGGGGTCTGCCGCCCGGCGTGCGCTCGCTGGCCGACCACGTCGTGCGGGTGCCGATCCACGGCCGTGCCGAGAGCCTGAACCTGGCCACCGCGGCCGCCGTCTGCCTGTACGCCACCGCCCGTGCGCAGCGCCGACCTGCCCAACCGTGAGGCGCTCGAACTCACCAGCCTGATCGAGAAGGGCGCTGACCTCACGAACGGGCTGCACAAGGACGCCGACTACTCCGCTATCGCCGACTGTGTTCCGCTGCGCGTGCACCCGGTGTGAGCCGGTCGCCGGCCGATCAAACGCCGTAGGCGGCCGCGAACTCCCGCATCCGGTCGCTGAATCCCTCATGGGCGCCGAACCAGACGGCGACGGCGTCCGCTCCGGCGTCCGCCATCCGGTGTACCTGGGCGACCGCAGCCGCGAGCTCGCGCGGGCCGCCGCCGGTCCATTCGACCCGGATACCGGCCCGGATCGGTTCGCCGCCGGCCTGTGCGCGGAGCCGGCGCAGCGTCCGCAACCGGGCGGCGAACTCGTCCGGCGTCATGGCGAAGCCCTGCCACTCGTCGGCCAGCGTGGCCGCGCGGGCCAGCGCCCGCTCCGAGGTCCCACCCACCATGATCGGCAGCGGTGCTGACGGGAGCGGCTGGAACGCGCCGCCGTCGAACGCGTGGTGGGTGCCGTGGTACGACGACGCACCGGTGAACAGCGCCCGCAGGAGTGCCAGGGCGTCGTCGGTGCGCGCGCCCCGGCCGGCGAACTCGGCGCCGACCGCGGTGAACTCGGCCCGATTCCACCCGATGCCCAGCCCCAGCGTCAGCCGCCCGCCGGACAGCCGGTGCACCGTGGCTGCCTGTTTGGCCACCACGAACGGGTTGCGCAGCGGCAGCACCAGCACCGACGTGCCGAGGCGCAGCCGCTCGGTGTGCGCGGCCAGGTACGCCAGCGTCGTCAGCGGCTCGTACACCCCGCCGAACTCCGGCCCGAACGGCCCCGGCGGCAGGATGTGGTCGGGGAGCCAGGCAGTCTGGTAGCCGAGGGATTCGGCGTCCACGGCCAGCTCGGTCAACCGGTCCGGCGACAGCTCTGGCGACTCGTCTGGCAGAACTACCTGCAGGTCGACGTCCACGCTCATGGGGCGAGGTTAGACGCCGGGGTGAAGGCCGAGGGTTGCAGCGTGCATAAGGTGAGGGCATGCCGACCATCGCGACCACCACGACCGTCGACCTCGCCGGGTTGCTGGAGTTCGTGCGACCCCGCCATCACGGCATCGTCATCACCACGCGGGCCGACGGCTCGCCCCAGGCCTCGCCGGTCACCTGCGGCGTCGACGACTCCGGCCGCATCGTCGTGTCCACGTACCCGGACCGGGCCAAGGCGCGCAACGTCCGGCAGCGCCCGCATGCCAGCGTCCTGGTGCTGTCGGACGACTTCGACGGTCCGTGGGTCCAGCTCGACGGCCCGGCCGAGGTGATCGACCTGCCCGACTCCGTCGAGCCGCTGGTCGAGTACTACCGCAACATCTCCGGCGAGCACGACGACTGGGACGCCTACCGTGAGGCCATGCACCGGCAGGGCAAGTCGCTGCTGCGCGTCACGCCGCAGCGGTGGGGCCCGATCGCCACCGGTGGTTTCCCGGCCCGGCTCTTCCCGGACGAGCAGCAGTGACGGCCGAGGTCGTCGCGGTCAGCGCCAGTCCCGCTCACACGTTCACCAAGCCGATGCGCCCGCTGGTCCGGCTGCTGGCCGGGCTCGGCGTCGAGGGCGATGCCCACCTGGGCGCGACGGTCAAGCACCGCTCCCGGGTACGGCGCGACCCGAGTCAGCCGAACCTGCGCCAGGTGCACCTGATCCACGCCGAGCTGCATGACGAGCTGCGCGCCGCCGGGTTCACCGTCGAGGCCGGCGAGCTGGGCGAGAACGTCACCACCCGGGGCGTCGACCTGCTCGGCCTGCCCACCGGGAGCCGGCTGCGGCTCGGCGCGGACGCCGTCGTCGAGATCACCGGCCTGCGCAACCCGTGCCACCAGATCGACGACTTCAGCTCCGGCATGCTCAAGGCCGTCCTGGGCCGCGACGAGGACGGCAACCTGGTGCGCAAAGCCGGCGTCATGGGGATCGTGCTCACCGCCGGTGAGGTGCGCCCGGGCGACCCGATCGCCGTCGAGCTCCCGTCGTTGCCGCACCACCCGCTCGTCCCCGTCTGAACCGCTCCGGACCCGGCCGCCCAGCCAAACCCGGTTGATCTTGGAGTTTCCGCGGAATCCATCGGACATATCGGACGGCGGCGTCCAGCGGTGGAAGCAACGGTCATGCTGCTGCCGGGTTGGCGAGCAGTTCGGCCAGCGCTTGGGCTGGGGTCTTTAGGTCGAGGGTAGGGCGGGGCCGCTGGTTGAGGGTGGCGGCGATGCGGTCGAGGTCGGCGGCGGTGTGGGTGGACAGGTCGCTGCCCTTGGTGAGCCAGAATCGCAGCAGCCGGTTGGTGTTCTCGTTGCTGCCGCGCTGCCAGGGCGAACGCGGGTCGCAGAAGTAGACCGGCATGTCCAGGTCGAGTTGGATGCGCTGATAGTCGGCCAGCTCGGTGCCGCGGTCCCAGGTCAGGGACCTGCGCAGATGGTCGGGCAACCCGCGCATCTGGTTGATCATCACCGCGGCTACGCTGGCCGCGTCGTGGCGCTGCGGCAGGTGCAGCAGCATAGTGAAGCGGGTGGTCCGCTCGACCAGCGTGCCGACCGCCGACGCGTTGCCGGCGCCCACGATCAGGTCGCCCTCCCAGTGTCCCGGGACGGCCCGGTCGGCGACCTCGGCCGGGCGTTGGCGGATCGTGAACGCCTCCCGGTACGGGCTGCTTTCCCGCTTGCCGGCGGTGCGTGGTCGACGCGCGGCGCGTTGCAGGCTCAGCTGCCGGTGCAGGTCCCGGCGCANNNNNNNNNNNNNNNNNNNNNNNNNNNNNNNNNNNNNNNNNNNNNNNNNNNNNNNNNNNNNNNNNNNNNNNNNNNNNNNNNNNNNNNNNNNNNNNNNNNNTCACCGACTGGTCCCGCCCGATCGCTGCGCCGATCTGGGCATACGACAGTCCCTGACGCAGCAGCGCCGCGATCACCGCCCGGTCCTGACTGCTCAACGCCCGACGCTGCCGGGCCAGCGGCCGCTGCTGCCCGCCGGTGACACCGGGAACCGCTGCCGCCCCGCTGCCGGGCAGTCCGCCGCGGCGGCCTGGCTGGATCGATAGGTCCACAAGCCCCGATGCTCGCCACCACAGCACACCAGTCCACGACGACACGCCGACCACCCGCGCCGCCGCCTGCGCCGACAACCCGCCACACAACAGCTCAAAGAACTCCTCACGCACCTCACACGAGAACACCTTCGGCATCGGACAACACCTTCCACCAGGCGTTGCTACGACCGATGGAATCCGCCGACGGAGATGTCGCGATTTCTCCAAGATCAACGTGGACGGGGCGGGCATGGTGCGCGACATGCGCCCAGGGTCGTAGACTCGCGGGTTGTCCGAGCCAGCGCCGCGCGGACGTGTGCGCCCGCACCCGCCGGGGTGCGTGAGCCGCCGTCCGTGAGCCGCAACCCAGCCCTGAGTGACGAGGAAGATGTCCGCGCCGAACAGCGACTACGACCCAGTCCAGGTGACGCCCCTCGACCCCGACGAGGTGGCGCGGATGGTGTCCGACGCCCTGGCCGCGTTCGCCGCGGCCGCCGACCTGGAGCAGCTGAAGCAGGCCCGGCTCGCCCACACCGGTGACCGCTCTCCGCTGGCGCTGGCCAACCGTGAGATCGGCGCACTGCCGCCGCAGGCCCGCAAGGAGGCCGGCCAGCGGGTCGGCACAGCGCGTCGTGAGGTCGCCGACGCGCTGGCGGCGCGGCAGGCGGTGCTGGAGGCCGAGCGCGACGAGCGGGTCCTGGTCGAGGAGGCCGTCGACGTCACGCTGCCGTGGGACCGCGCCGCACAGGGGGCACGGCACCCGCTGACCACGATCCAGGAGCGGGTCGCCGACGTGTTCGTGGCGATGGGCTGGGAGGTCGCCGAGGGCCCCGAGGTGGAGGCCGAGTGGCTGAACTTCGACGCGCTCAACATCGGCCCGGACCACCCGGCACGCACGATGCAGGACACGTTCTTCGTAGAGTCCGAGGACTCTGGGCTGGTGCTGCGCACGCACACGTCGCCCGTCCAGGCGCGCACCATGCTCTCCCGCAAGCCGCCCATCTACGTCATCTGCCCGGGACGCACGTTCCGCACCGACGAGCTCGACGCCACCCACACGCCGGTGTTCAGCCAGGTCGAAGGGCTGGCCGTCGACGAAGGCCTGACCATGGCCCATCTGAAGGGGACACTGGACCACTTCGCGTCGTCCATGTTCGGCGCCGGCATCACCACCCGCCTGCGCCCGTCGTACTTCCCGTTCACCGAGCCCAGCGCCGAGATGGACCTGCAGTGCTTCGTCTGCCGCGGCGCGTCCGTCGGCGACCCCGACAACCCGTGCCGTACCTGCGGCTCCGAGGGCTGGATCGAGTGGGGCGGTTGCGGCATGGTCAATCCGCGGGTGCTGGTCGCCTGCGGCGTCGACCCCGAGCGGTACACCGGCTTCGCGTTCGGCATGGGCCTGGAGCGCACGCTGATGTTCCGGCACGGCATCGAGGACATGCACGACATGGTCGAGGGCGACGTCCGCTTCGCCGCGGCCTTCGGGATGGAGATCTGATGCGCGTCCCCCTCAGCTGGCTGCGCGAGTACACCGAGCTGCCCGGCGACGTCACCGCCCGCGAGGTCGCTGCCCGGCTGGTCCGCGCCGGCCTGGAGGTCGAGACCGTCGAAGAGGCCGGCGCCGACATCACCGGCCCGCTGGTCGTCGGCCGGGTGGTCGAGTTCACCGATGAGCCGCAGAAGAACGGCAAGGTCATCCGCTGGTGCTCCGTCGACGTCGGCGAGCCGGAGCCGCGCGGCATCGTCTGCGGCGCGCACAACTTCGCCACCGGTGACCTCGTCGTGGTCTCACTGCCCGGCGCCGTGTTGCCAGGCGGCTTCGCCATCGCCGCCCGCAAGACGTACGGCCACGTGTCCGACGGCATGATCTGCTCCACCAAGGAGCTGGGCCTGGGCGACGACCACGCCGGCATCCTGGTCCTGGAGCAGGACGAGGCCGAGCCCGGCGACGACGCCATCGAGCTGCTGAAGCTGCGCGACGACGTCCTGGACATCGCCGTCACACCGGACCGCGGCTACTGCCTGTCCATCCGCGGCGTGGCCCGTGAAGCCGCCACCGCTTTCGGGGTCCCGTACGCCGACCCCGGCGACCCAGGGGTGCGCGCCGACATCGCGTCGACCGGTGCCGACGGCTACCCGGTGCGGGTGGAGGACACCGCGCGGTGCCCGGTCTTCGCCGCCCGTACCGTCACCGGCTTCGACCCGTCCGCGCCCAGCCCGCGCTGGCTGCAGCGGCGGGTCCAGCTGGCCGGGATGCGGCCCATCTCGCTGGCCGTCGATGTCACCAACTATGTGATGCTCGAGCTCGGGCAGCCCATCCACGGCTACGACCGCGACGCGCTGCGCGGCCCGATCGTCGTGCGCCGGGCCGAGGACGGCGAGAAGCTGACGACGCTCGACGGCGTCGTGCGCACCCTGGACGTCGACGACCTGCTCATCACCGACGACTCCGGCCCGATCGGCCTGGCCGGCGTCATGGGCGGCGGCACCACGGAGCTCAGCGGCGCCACCACCTCCGTCGTCATCGAGGCCGCCACCTTCGAGCCCACCGGGGTCGCCCGCACCGCTCGCCGGCACAAGCTGCCCAGCGAGGCGTCCAAGCGGTTCGAGCGGGGCGTCGACCCGGCCCTGCCGGCGGTCGCGGCGCAGCGCGTGGCCGACCTGCTGGTCGAGCTGGGCGGTGCGACACAGGAACCG
It encodes:
- a CDS encoding SseB family protein, producing the protein MTSAPRRPLPSTPFGDDDGSADPRLEAALAAYGRGEGGSADVLAALAASRLLIPVVAVPAGEPEDEQQPPAAAAGQPVEAAGPPAEAGAALAEEKLTDMATVLTTGRDGRRGLLAFTCLEALRRWNPEARPSPVPTRSAAEAALADGADALVVDLAGPVMFSVDAAELRSLASGWRPLGTWPGVVPPGATGDGDAGGARAVGPAGTARADRPAVRVRHAGARVRRTGGRVWRRVRRAMIR
- the rpmI gene encoding 50S ribosomal protein L35; protein product: MPKNKTHSGASKRFRITGSGKIRRQKANRRHYLEHKTSTLTRRLAGTTDVAKGDQKRVKKMLGK
- a CDS encoding deoxyribonuclease IV — encoded protein: MPETALLGTHLPVAGKLATVPERAAEVGAAAVQIFLGNPRGWACPPGDPVTDAAFRDAAAERAMPVLVHAPYLVNLGSPTPLTYERSVDSLSYALVRAASVGARGVVVHTGSCVADGDHDRAMRQVREALLPLLDGLTDDSPDLLLEPTAGQGRSLCAGLDDLTAYLDVLDHHPRAKVCLDTCHLFAAGHDLAVPGGMTQLLDRFADIAGADRLGAVHANDSMDRCGSFRDRHQRIGAGHIGAAAFGELLHHKSVAGLPVVLETPGGPPAYAEDLSLLEKLQPSSRE
- a CDS encoding Stk1 family PASTA domain-containing Ser/Thr kinase, whose translation is MDISVSDAPVGRLLDGRYRVEALLARGGMATVYKATDTRLDRLVALKVMHAELAADDDFVARFIGEARAVAKLSDPNVVNVFDQGEDDGAVYLAMEYIHGRTLREVLHERGRLGAGLALEVAESVLSALAAAHRAGIVHRDVKPENVLVGNDGRVKVADFGLARALSSSYKTTRGLLGTVSYISPEQALGERATPRSDVYSAGIMLYELLTGRTPHEGPTDFVVVRSHIDDDVPPPSDTVPLPPAVDDIVLTATARNPRDRYADADEFLAAIRAGRARLAGLELPADDDATDQTHLHAESRDSAGVTLDEALAGTVLADQLGRAPSAPPGDDDGDDSPGEWPGDDLAGTVEEPAGAQRGAGHQSRSIAADETAGDDTADHAGDAYRGSTRLIDAAAAAPAAERSQSRGAAHRTRGRSRSRRGLFLFFFVLLLAVVVALAAWWYGSGRWESTPSLLNLSAEQAEVTAEEAGLTVVADGEAYSETVEAGLILSTDPAPGEQILRGGEISYVLSLGPERYEVPELVGLTVDAATEAAAAQSITVRPDEEVHSEDVEAGVIISQSVEPGEQVRRDSEVAVVVSLGPEPIEIPDFTGRSAEDARATLDDLGFTVNSSEQNSDDVDAGLVISQEPASGTGFRGDEINIVVSAGPELIDVPNVIGERVTRAEELLREAGFTVEIIDLFDMPGNDRGARVVRVDPEGSRLPRGTTITLSHF
- the aroF gene encoding 3-deoxy-7-phosphoheptulonate synthase, with the translated sequence MVVVMSPEASDEHIDGVVTRVRMTGGEAFVSRGRHRTIVGLVGDVDDFRALNLRGMPGVADVIAISTPYKLVSVDHQPERSTVLVGAESGAHPVLIGPETFTLIAGPCAVESLEQTLEAAEMAKAAGATMLRGGAFKPRTAPQAFQGLGKAGLHILAEVRDVTGLPVVTEVIDAADVALVSSFADMLQVGARNMQNTALLQAVGAAGKPVLLKRGIQATVEEWLMAAEYVAQRGNLDIVLCERGIRTFETSTQTTLDISAVPVAQRLSHLPVIVDPSHSAGRRELVLPLSRAAIAVGADGVLVDVHPDPESALCDGPQALAGADVRELASTMRRLVPATGRRLSHPSPVGM
- the infC gene encoding translation initiation factor IF-3; amino-acid sequence: MGAICVSPVGGRSYTTRRFQEEGISTEPRINDRIRASEVRLVGPNGEQVGIVRIEDALRLAAEADLDLVEVAPGARPPVTRLMDYGKFKYESAMKERAARRNQSHVLIKEQKLRPKIDKHDYETKKRNVERFLAEGDKVKVTIMFRGREQSRPELGFRLLQRLAEDVTDLGFVESSPKQDGRNMIMVLGPHKKKADAKAEKEAAKVERQAQRRADEEAEKAERAAGRAAAEATKADRGEVVRPTPDNED
- a CDS encoding DUF1844 domain-containing protein; translation: MSTPEHLPAQATRDLADVPAVEVVSTAAVHLMSAAAVHLGLADDLPDHRDLDEARTLIEALAGLITASAPVLGSHHAAPLRDGLKTLQLAFREASPLPDEAGQGPGEKFTGPVYS
- the rplT gene encoding 50S ribosomal protein L20, translating into MARVKRATNAHKKRRETLERASGYRGQRSRMYRKAKEQVTHSLVYAYRDRKQRKGDFRQLWITRINAASRAEGLTYNRFIQGLRLAEVDVDRKMLADMAVNDPAAFKALVEVARAALPADRNAPAA